ttttagttcaaaaatacatatgtttagagcccggtccTTTTAGgacccgatccttagattttctagttcaaaatgttgggccctttaccacccctgtAGCCGCGCAAATACGCAGGTGGCCTTCCTAGTTTTTATATAAATTGGTAATGTATAGTACATCTAGTTACAATTGGATAAACATGGTGTATAATATATCACACTTTTATGAAAATCTTGTTTACCGTTATAATATGATAATACAAACAAACAACCCTCTCCTGTAGCAAGCACAGATTTGTTTACATGAACAGTTCATCACTCCACCAACTGCACGCCCTGCGGGAAGTCCTCGCAGTGTCGGATGTGCCGCACAATCCTGCCGACGTCACCGTTGGCCCTAGCGCGACAGTCATAGTTCGGCGGCGCGTGGAAGCACGGCTCCATGGTGGCGGCGTGCCGGCACGGCGTGTCGGGCGCCTTCCCGTCGACGGGGGTCAAGAGCACCCAGGGTCTCAGCCCCGCCAGCCCCTGGCCGACGTACCCGAACGTCGAGACGGCGGTGGTGACCACCGCGTCCGAGAAGCTGAGCAGCACCATCTCCGCGAGCGCCTTCTGGTTGtgctgctgctcgccggagcgctGCGCACCCAGCTGCGTCGGCTGGTGCACGCTCACCGCCGACCCGTTCTTCTGGTACAGCTCCCTGAGCTTCTCCGAGTACTCGCCGTGCAGGGACACGACGAGCACGGCCTTCTGTTTCGCCGGCTGGCCGCCGTCGTTGGAGCCCCCGGCGgccgtggctgcggcggcggggacgggcaGGATGCCCTCGCGCTGTGAGCAGTTGAGGATCTGGCCGTAGAGCTCGTCGGCCGAGATGGGCGCCCAGCGGAACCTGCGCACCTGGATGCCCACGCGCTCGTCCGCCTTGGCATAGTACTCGTCGTGGTACCGCGTCGCCATGCCCCACACCGTGTTGCTCGGGTGGAAGAGGTAGCGGCCGAGGTGGTGGAACACGACGTCGCGGCGCGGGAACATGCGTTGGAGCTCCCGCTCCAGCCCCGGGACCAGGAACAGGCCCGGCACGAAGTAGTTGTCCGACTGGAACACGAGCCACGGCACGCGCCGCAGCTGGGCCTGCACGTCGTCGCAGAAGAACTGCTGGTCCTGGTGGACCTTGCGGTAGTCGTGCCGAAGGTGGACGTACAGCCACGGCGCGCCGCCGGGATCCTCGCCGCGGCGCAGCACGGACCGGAGGCTCGCGTGGTGCCCGGCGGTGAGGTGCCCCATGCCGAGGATGGGGAAGCTCTCGTCTTCCTCGAGGATCCACGTGGAGCCCGGGAACGGCTCGCAGAAGAGGTCGtcgagggcgccgccgctgctgtggAGGAGGAGCACGCGGTCGGTGAGGAGCGCGTAGAGGAAGCCGGAGGTGATGGTGAGAATGTGGTTGCCGAGGCCCTCGATCGGGTTCCACACGAGGTAGCTGCACCCGGCCGCCGACGAGGAAGAAGAcggagcggcggccgccgaggcgttcggcgccgccgccgcgcgcaggcgCTCGACGGCGCGCGCGTAGGCGGGGGTGCCGGGGCCGCAGCGGCGGTGCAGCGACTCGTAGCGGCGGAGCGCGGAGACGAGGTGGGAGGAGATGGCGTGCACCGACGGCCGGCGGTAGAGCGCGGCGCGGTAGCGGCTGAGGCAGGAGCTTTCGTCGAACTCCGGCGCGAGGAGTCCTCCCAGGAGCCGGTCGCCGGGATCCGGCACCGTCGCCAGCGGACCGGCGGTGCCCTGGCCGTTCTGGTTGGACACTACCATGCCACATGCACGCAGAAAAAAGGAGatcaaatcttttttttaaaaaaaaagaagccttTGCACGCACGTTGCTTGGCTAGTTCATGCCTGCAGATGCTTCTAAAATTTCATGTACGTAACATTTTAGGGGCAGGTCATGCCTGCAGATGCCTAGCACACATGTTTAGTTTAAACCGTATGGTCACGTGTTGAGAAGCATATATATACGTCGTTGTGCGTACCGGCTTTCAGGACGTCGCGTACTCCGGCCGAGACCCAGGTACTGTTGCCGCCCGAGGGCGTCAGCCGGACGCCGAAGAGGACGCCGGCcatgagcagcgccgccgccacgctcgcCGCGACCACCAGCACcgtcggccgcgccgccgccgctcggtacCACCGCCGGCGCGCCTCCAGCCCACGACACGGCGACAAGTGAGATCGTATCGCCTTGTTCTGATCCATCACTGCCTAGCTAGGAACGAGCGCGTACGAACTTTTGCTGCTGGCTGCTATAGAGCTAAATGCTGTGtgttccggccggccggcgcactGCACTCTGCCTGCTGATAGAGCTAGGGCTCGGCGTGGTTCTTatgaagtgggagagcttgcaGCTTGAAGACGACGCAACATGTAGTAGGATAGACTTGCTGGGTCAATGCTTCGATCGGGCCAAAGTCGTCCGGCCACCACGCTCACCGTGATCACCATTCACCGCCGTTGAATTCCTGGAGGAGTTGAATTGTTATTTTTCCTATACGATCTTGTAACCgaatttctatatgcaatgaaGTCCACAACACGGAAAATGTGCCCTTTTCTACCAAAATGTACATGTGCGTAACTGCATTATAGCTGCTACACAAACTAATTTTTCTAATTAAGTAAAACTCGAGAGCCGTGGAAGGATGGAGTTGGGTGGGCGGCCACTTCAATAGTTCAATTGGAAGCCGTATGTGTGCATTGATTTGGCCTGACGACCAAGCCTGGACTGACAGAAGTCACGATAGGTGCAGGAACGGTGGAACGAGGTCTTGCAAGTTTGCGAACAGACGCACGCGCCCGGCGATGGGAGCAGCTTGCTGCTGTGCTTGGTCGGCCgcaggagaggaagaagataacCAGAGGCAGGACAATCATCCATTCGCATCATGCCTTCACGCTGACAATCCTTCGTGTCATGCTATATCAGTAAAAGTAGGCAAAATAAACGTATCTTTCTCTCACCAATGGTAAAAGTATGTGTCATTTTAAAGCTAGTATTTGAAGATATACCATTAATAACGATGATAAAAAAGTTGCAAAAGAGCATCTAGTCTAGTGATTACAAGAGCATCAGTAGCACCCAAGCTCGACTCTTgtgggagcgaatattctagAATTAAATGACGAGTGGTAGGTAACGTTCCCGTCGAGGCGTCGACATCGAGGCGCctatggtgacttcgtcaatgcTGGTGTGGCTCGGGCTTTGATCCCACTGATCTTATAAAGAGAAATACAGTATATGGCTGCATGGCTGGTGTAAACTGTACACAATGTGAGCATGATCTCGGTGGCACGACCTGTTCCCATGTACACTGTCCAATTTAAGCAGCTTGGCAGATCAGCAAAGAGGCACGAAGACCATTTCGTCGTCTTATCCTAGCTAGTAATGTCCCGTCCATATTGTCAAACCTTGTGCAGAAGCCGGAAGATGGAGTAGAGATCATGAACTGGTGGCTGAAAGAGCCGGCACTTTTGCCAAAGAAGACACGAAGACTCGAGGCATCGCTGATGATTTATGGCGCTTGGAAcatctatctattatattaataagagagtgttaaaagaagtcaccacgttcgccgagagagtctagaaattctcacgttaatctaaaagagagaaagatttgaaccgtcggattttatgaagatctgaCGGTCTAAAGTAATGAGAAGAGTCCATACCAATTCAATTAAGATGCAACGTGCAAATTAATGTAGAGTCCATATCCAATTAAAAACTATTACTTGGTTGAGTCTAGAGTCCGTATTGCATTAGAATCTGGCTTATCTGCCGCATGCTTAAAATGTTCAATAAATAATATTATAGGATTTGGACAAGAAAAATAATCCagccaaataaataaatagatggCCCACTAGCAGGTTCTGCGTAGCAAAATCAACTAGACCTATGAGCTTTTTTCACGCCTTGATCTTTGCGCCAGTTGTTTTGACTTTTTTGTAGCCGGATGCTCCACTTGCTAGGAATTCAAATCGCATTCTTTTTGCAAACATGTATTAACAATCCAGATTACCACTACACCTTATCATTTTCTATCAAGTTCAGGTATTATCCCATGCCACCTCTTCATCATGTTCTACAGATACGTATCATCTTTTTGCAAAACTTTTATAGGTAGTAACAATATGGCATACAAGAAAGATAAGACAACCGACAACAATGGGTAGTCATGGAACATTAAAGTCATAAGAATATGAGAATAAATTAATTTTGCAACACATAAACTTATGAGCTTAGATATGATTCTTGTGGATGAGCAGTTTTCTTTGCATCACATGTTTTTTACAGGATGAAACGATTCATGCTACTATTTGGAAATACGATTAGAAAATAGCTAAATTTGCATTTAAAAAATTAGGAAATTAGAAGTTAACCAGAGCGTCACTATAAAAACATCTTGCGTTATATTTTTAGACAAAAGTCAaacaacaaaaggaaaaagtaACGGCACCCTTCATGCAAACACAACTTGATACAGTCATCTTCAACCTCTCCTGCAATGCATGCAATGCTGAACATGGACAACACACAATCGTTCAACTAATAATGTGAGCCTCATGTGTTCATACTGTCACTATTGATCTCGATTTCATATATGTACGTGGGCTCGAGCTATAGTGAGACATTGATCGTTCAACTAATAAACAGCTCACCTTCAACCCAATGACCTAGAAAGCTACACTTTGTGGCGAGAgagaattgaaaaaaaaatataacatataAAGAGACGATGGTGGGAGAATCTTGCTTGCACAAAGGCCAAGATGCAATATGAGAGTGGTATATGGGTAGGTTGGTTGTGGATCTAAAGAATTCAGGCAATACATTTTATGGATTGGGTTAACAGTTGACTTGGATTGTGAGGGGGTATTATGACCATAATTACTAACTAAACCAAGCTATCGTATTACTGAAttaaacttagtaaaacagtgcCAACAATTGTATGCAGTAGTTATTATTGAATTTTTTCCAGTAATTTTACATGTAGTTACCCCTGAGGTGTATAATAacatatatagatatagattcAATTAAAGAGAAAATTTCATGATAGAAAAAGACAAATGATCAAATCGGCACCCATACTATGACAATAGATGTACCACAAATGATGAATTTaaccaaataataaaatatcATCTTTTGGCCATTGGGAATTATGgtgggagaaaaaaaagaatcactCCATCAAAAACCAAACAAAAGTGTGGTATATTATCACGTTGCCATGCATCATCGCGTCTTAAATGTTTGTTTCCATGCCATCTCTCATCTCGCCAGCCACCTCAAACTAAGAATAAAATTTGAGCAGCATTGTTGTTCACAACACATCAACACGAAGAAGAGCGCTTCTCTAACTGCCTACTAAGGAGTTAGAAATCAACATCAACATGGAGAAGTGCGCTTCTCTAACCGCCTACAAAGGAGAATGGCTCCGGAGCAGATAGCCAAAAATGTATAATACTTGAGATTTAAAAGGCTACAACATACCACATCCATTTGATGTCGGTCGGGAGTTAGAAATATGCATGTTAATtaatatgaaaaaaataaatatatacaatttttatttatttatttggtgAATTAACTGCATCAACACTAGAGAGTTATAAGTATAAACAAAAGTTTAGATTAAAAAGAAGTAAAGAAAACCAATCAATTTTGTCATGTTATATAGAGTTGTTAGTGGGTTTAACTTAAGTTATTTCAAAAGCAACATGTGGTATAGCCttgaaatgaaaaaaataataatttagtAGTGTCTAGACTAGCTAAAATAGGGGCACTAAAATTATCCCTAGGTACCATAATGGGCTAAATATGGAGTTTAGCTCTAATCAGGACTAACATGCTCTAACAACCAACTAAGCATTATCTTGGCAATTAGATTACCAATTGGCCCATATTTAGCCCTCTTATTTGGCATCCAAATAACAGAGCTAAAGTTTAACTTTGAGATCCAAACACCCCCTTAATACTTAAGTGTTAAATGAATCCAATAGACGCACTTATGGGTTTATAAATTACCACAATAATAGgtcaaaaatcataaaatatctCCATCATTGATCTTAGTGGATCTATGTCATAACAGATCAATTTTTTATGACACAAGAGTAAACTAAAAGCATCTCGATCAGGATGACACACCTATGAAGATTACCTTAAGTGTGTAGTATATAAGTGCAGAGTGAATTAGTGTTCGTAGAATCGTCAATGTGCAATGAGGGAAGTTGAGGAGATCCGTTGCACCCTAATTTCTAGAGCCAGTCTAGAGAAAGATCAGTGGAGCAAATGCAAGAAGCTAAATAGAATCAGTGAATGAGCTTGCGGAAGGTAAAGAGGCTTCCTAGCTACGGGAGGGTGCACGAGGCATTGGTACATGTCAATGAAATAATTTTAGAAGTAAATTTTTTTGTGAAACTATAGAAAcagtaaacaaaataaaaaagtatGAAACAACTAAAATTAAAGATCCATAGTGAATCCaagaagacaatagaattaagTAAAATTAGCATCATAATTTTCATACAATAGTAAAAGTAATCAAATAAGACTGTATATCAGATACATAAAAGTAACTCCTAGAGATTTTTAAACAAGTTAAGCAAATCAATATATTTTCATACATATTTTTTATGAGACTATTTTCATAGGTatcaggaagaaaaagaagtaaAAAAATGACTAAATCTAATTCATAATAACTAAATGTTTAGACAAAAAATGGAACAAAAAAGTATCAAATACAATATTAAGAAAAGGGACACTAGGGAGCAAAGGAGGATTGAAAGAATATAACATAACCCCTGCTTTTAGTGTTTTGCTCTTAATTTCATAATTTATACGTCCTAATTGAGGTACATGGATAACGAGATGGGGACTAATCAACCAAGAAAAGAGTTTGTAGAAGCTCCATCAAAATAAGGCATATGCATCTAAATTATGTTTATACATAGATATTCCCTTTTATCATGTACATGTTTTGCGCAATGAAATAAGATGATAAAAATGTGATATCATAAATTGGGATATTTTGACAAAATAATAACAATGAAATAACAAAATAAaatcatttatatatatatatatatatatatatatatatatatatatatatatatttactttTAAGTTGAAATGATGCCAAATATTATCATGAAATAagctagctacccgcgctattagcacgggccaccttgctagtttggAAGGAAAGAACCGACGAGTTTTTTAACACAAGCAAATGTCTTTGGCTGAAGTGCTGCAACAAATCAAGGCTGACGTGATCGTCAGGAAGATGGTCCTCATGGAGGGCTAGAGTTATCTTAGTTTCATGATTAGTTTTTTTAGTTTTGAGCTCGAGTACACTCCTTTCTGTGTAAGAGaacttttacaatgattgaaaagaTAAAAGCCGTCCATCTGACAAAAACGTATGATAATCAAGATAGAAAGTACCTAGAAGTATCTAGACAAGTAACTGGTGGTACAAAAATGTGGGACCAAATACCACATAGTTTTTTTgcaatgattgtaaagtaccaatAGGTACTTTCAGATACTTTTACCTTACATTTTTTATAGCTTTTATCTAtgaaaagtatttataaaaattaaattaaattagtatccGGTCCCattttttggtacttggtcccaTATTTTGGAAGTACCAGGTACTTTATTCTAGGTATTTCGGGGTACTTTCTACTTTCACCGTCGTAGGATTTTATCAGATGGATGACTTCTACTTTTTTCAATCATTGAAAAATTTCTCAATACCAAAAAATGGGatcgaatactaatttaatttagttTTTGTAAATATCTTTCATTAATCAACGGCTAGAAAAAATTCAAAGACAAAAGTACAATGAAAGTAATTATTGGTACTTTATAATTATTGTAACAGAGCTCTTTGTGTAATTTTAATTCTGTAAGACTCTATGTTTTTTTCCTTGAAAACGTCAGGAGAGTTGTGCTTCTTTGTATTAAGATAAAAGAAAACGGTTCTAAGTTACACTTCGCGTCACGACTTCATATACTGGCTCACCTTTTGCCAGATTACACAATAAAAGTCTGGACCAAGAGCAACAATACAAAAACGACTACTTATACTAACTAAACAACTTAGATTTGCTTAGTGCGCTGACTCTAGGTTTGCTTCTACTCTCTTAAATGATATAGCCGTGCAAGCTTTCCAAAAAGAACATCGAGAGGCTCGAAttgaaggagggagggagggagggagagagagagagagagagagagagagagagagagagagagagagagagagagagagagagagagaggacaaATCTTCTTCACTCGAGAACCGATGATGGCACCTTTACTGAATTCGTACTGCCCTGCCCAGCCTGCTGGCGTGTCGCCGTATTTTTACATTGCGCACATGTAAAAGGTCGCCTTGCCTGAGAATCAAATATGCCCTCTTTGAGACTTCAACAACCTTGCTAGATGTTAAATCGTGAGAACTGAAAGGATAAGATATCTATAAAATTTATATAGTTAGTCTTTACTAGAGATTTCTCTCAACATACAAACTGTCCACCTCAACAATACACTATCACATGCAATTAAAATCCACTACACTAGCATTATATTATTCACGTCAACATGTCATGCAATCTAGCATTAATTTATTAGAAGTTTGCACTGGAGCACACTCTTGAAGGATGGCACTCCAGTGTTCCACACATCTCCAAATCTCTTCTGATTCAGAAAGAGCTATATATTTGTATTGCCTACACGTACGTCTGCCTTGCAAATACGCTTCTTTGTATTCACACTAACTATAAATAACAGAAATATTTTGAGACATTAGCATCGACCTGGCTTGTAGAAACATCCCTCTACCAAGATTCCAGGGCGATGTCACGCTCCCTCTAGTCGGTCTTGGCTGCCATGGTGGAGGGCTCCGCTTGGCCACCTTAAACGCCGTCAAGACTCAAGATTGCATGAAAGGAGACGCCAGCCACAACTGTCATCAGCCACACAATTGTACACCAGTAAGCACGCGACACTGCATCAAGGGAAACGAGATTCTAGTGACAACCCCTGCATATGGTCAAGGCTCACAAGCCTCAGAATCCTTATCAAAACAGTTGTAGGTCATCAAGGGAAACAAGAGGGACAGATAGATAACCATGAACAATTCTTCTTCACTCGAGCTTCAAGTGCAGCATTTCAGTACAAGCATTTCAGTACAGCCTGGCATGCCAGCGCAGTATTTACAATGCTTACACGTAAACGAAATCATCGGGTCTACAACACCGATCTTCTTGGATGTAGTAATTACAGTGTTGAATCATGAAGATTATAGGGCACCATACATTCTACATGAGAGCGGGCTACATTGTTGTTGACCTTTAATTGAGGCCTCCCAGTTGAATTACAGGGTCTCAATGCTTAATCCTAGTCGAGAATTACAAAACCGCAGCTATTTGTCACACACCTctataacatgaataatttaCATGACTATTGGCCATCGTCAACATTGTTTGCTAATCTCTTGGCATCACGCCTGTCTGCCACTGCCAGAGCCCTCTATATCAAGAGTCGATCAGATTTGCTTCTACAATCCAGTACTGTATAACTTCTCCAACATATATAGGCTAGGCACAGTGCCTCCCAACATCTGTTACAGGGATAATGCTGATTGCAACAAAAGCATTAGCCCTGGTGCACGCCACTAGTTGGTTGCCTCAAGATGACTCCTGGCCTTGGATACTATTCACTTGACCCACTATTTCTTGATGATGACTCTGTGAATGTAACATTAATGATTTGATTGTTAATACTGCTGGATTTGATAAAAGGTATGAAATATAACTTGGGACAAATATATACCTCGTGAGTGACGCTTCCCCTCCATTGCCTCTTTCTTTTCCTGGCAACTGTGACAAAGGAAAGGGCCATCCCAGGGACGCAACTTTCCGGGCTTTGACAAACCCTCGTGTATGGATACCCCCTGACCAGATCCCAAGTCAATTTGGCAAATTGCGCATGCAAAGAGTTTGAACATATTCCGGACTGGATATTCAGAATTAAGCCTGCATTCACCAAATACCAAGTGTTAGACGTGCCATCATGATCTAAAATTTGGGATGCTTCAGAGGCTCCAACTCCACATGATGTTTTGAGAAAATAATCTTGTTTTCACTTATTTCATCATCTCATGGTCTTCTCACATCATAAAATCACCATAATTAACAGTTGCTCCTTGATGACTCTGagaaatttatatttataaattaaaataaatgcaaatgaAAACACTACAGCAATCAGTTAAACATATGCCATAGATTGAGAAATGTATGGGGAACGACACGCTTGAAGTGTCAACATAACAGCACATGCTCAAATAACGACAAATATAGCACCTTGAGTCCCAAATTACAACACTATTAACTTCCCTGTTAAATACTTGACAACAGCATTTGTTATGCTCTGTCAGgatctaaatttttgttgtcAAGGCATGTCATCagccatttaaaaaaaaaagtttgtatTCCAGCACAAACAATTTCTGCATCCAGGAGAGGTCCTTTTCAGTTGCACATGACAAGGTGCTCCATGAAAAGGTAAATAATTCCAGCTCAAATGGAATCAGGCAAGTAGCAGGAAACATCGTACTTCTTTGCTAGCTACAAGCACCTTAGCAGTAGTGAAATGGTGCTCCATAAATGATAGTCAATTTATTTGCCAACTGTTATGCATCCATCATCAAGATGAGGTAAGGGTACAAACCTCCTTGAAAGGAATGGACATCCGTCCTCGAAGACTTCCTCCACCAAATCTGGCTCAGGATAATTATCCTTATCCGCAACAGATAATGAGTCAGACAATGTTTTCCTCAAAAAGAAACTTTTGAGAAGGCCAAGGCCTTTTCCTGGTGTTTTTGGAGATTCTATAGTGGATTTTGGTTTCTTTGGTGGTATTATATCAATGACAATGCAAGTTGTATCATCTCTCAATCCTTTTGATGCAACAGCTTCCTGGAAACAATGGATTAGTTAGCAATAGTACCGCAGAAGATTTCAGGACAAATGTTATGATGGTCAAGTAGGGTATTAGGACTGTACTTTGACAATTTGATCAGCTGCAGCCTCAGGAGAAAGACCTCGTGCGCAACTAAAAGCCATTTCGGCAGTTAAAGCATCCCAAACACCGTCACTTGCAATAATAAGGCGGCCTCCAGAATTAGACAACTGCAGCAAGGATTATGAGACTATAATTCTTCGGAATGTGATCAAACTAAAACGAGTTAAAAGGTACTTCAGAGAAAACCACATAATAATCCTGTAGTAAAGAAAACATAGTTACAAGCCTACAGCAATGGACAAATTTTGGAACTAATGAAGTAAGGATGAAAATCGGCAGTCACTTCATAGATACTGCAAGATATCCAACTTGACAAATGATCTAACATCTGAATGTAACCGGGTAAATATACAGAACAGAGTATAGTTTGACCTCAAACATTAACCAATTTACAAGGACAATCACATAGCAACAAGAATACA
This sequence is a window from Panicum virgatum strain AP13 chromosome 7K, P.virgatum_v5, whole genome shotgun sequence. Protein-coding genes within it:
- the LOC120643046 gene encoding probable fucosyltransferase 7, whose protein sequence is MDQNKAIRSHLSPCRGLEARRRWYRAAAARPTVLVVAASVAAALLMAGVLFGVRLTPSGGNSTWVSAGVRDVLKAGTHNDGTAGPLATVPDPGDRLLGGLLAPEFDESSCLSRYRAALYRRPSVHAISSHLVSALRRYESLHRRCGPGTPAYARAVERLRAAAAPNASAAAAPSSSSSAAGCSYLVWNPIEGLGNHILTITSGFLYALLTDRVLLLHSSGGALDDLFCEPFPGSTWILEEDESFPILGMGHLTAGHHASLRSVLRRGEDPGGAPWLYVHLRHDYRKVHQDQQFFCDDVQAQLRRVPWLVFQSDNYFVPGLFLVPGLERELQRMFPRRDVVFHHLGRYLFHPSNTVWGMATRYHDEYYAKADERVGIQVRRFRWAPISADELYGQILNCSQREGILPVPAAAATAAGGSNDGGQPAKQKAVLVVSLHGEYSEKLRELYQKNGSAVSVHQPTQLGAQRSGEQQHNQKALAEMVLLSFSDAVVTTAVSTFGYVGQGLAGLRPWVLLTPVDGKAPDTPCRHAATMEPCFHAPPNYDCRARANGDVGRIVRHIRHCEDFPQGVQLVE